In Pseudonocardia sp. EC080619-01, the following proteins share a genomic window:
- a CDS encoding translation initiation factor IF-2, producing MRDDVAAMHAKRDQLDRDQEEQRRLEESAFERYARAQERIAEVEHTRDETLAELDRRREQAVADAEQELASIGVEQCAVMAELHGRRRNAEDLAAMFGVPVKRVRTMLRRTRDGAPSPTDGSGHSSEAVTPAADGHHDPGPREQYLASGSDGEKSETPAARAVGAVPAATPG from the coding sequence GTGCGTGATGACGTGGCGGCGATGCATGCCAAGCGTGATCAGCTCGACCGCGATCAGGAGGAGCAGCGGCGTCTGGAGGAGTCGGCGTTCGAACGCTATGCCCGGGCCCAGGAGCGCATCGCCGAGGTCGAGCACACCCGCGACGAGACTCTCGCCGAGCTGGACCGGCGGCGTGAGCAGGCGGTGGCCGACGCTGAGCAGGAGCTCGCGTCGATCGGGGTCGAGCAGTGCGCGGTGATGGCCGAGCTGCACGGCAGGCGACGCAATGCCGAGGATCTGGCGGCGATGTTCGGGGTGCCGGTCAAGCGGGTGCGCACGATGCTGCGTCGCACGCGCGACGGTGCTCCCTCCCCCACCGACGGCTCGGGGCACAGTTCCGAGGCCGTCACGCCCGCCGCCGATGGGCACCACGACCCAGGGCCGCGCGAGCAGTACCTCGCGAGCGGTTCCGACGGCGAGAAGTCGGAGACACCGGCGGCGCGGGCGGTGGGAGCGGTCCCCGCGGCGACGCCGGGATGA
- a CDS encoding PPOX class F420-dependent oxidoreductase: MSFSAEEIAYLSSNGMGRIATVDSLGQPDVVPVAVEFDGDVFWVGGGAPVTATRKFRNLAAGNQKVALVIDDIPSFEPFIARGIRVYGHADGPVNRVGMVGPGIYMRITPSVSWSWNLAGLPIGDQGFEPTRTRHGLSG; the protein is encoded by the coding sequence ATGTCGTTCTCGGCCGAGGAGATTGCCTATCTGAGCTCGAACGGCATGGGCCGCATCGCGACAGTGGACAGTCTCGGTCAGCCGGACGTTGTTCCCGTCGCGGTGGAGTTCGACGGTGACGTGTTCTGGGTCGGTGGCGGCGCGCCCGTCACCGCCACCCGCAAGTTCCGCAACCTCGCTGCCGGCAATCAGAAGGTCGCGCTGGTCATCGACGACATACCCTCGTTCGAGCCGTTCATCGCCCGCGGAATCCGCGTCTATGGCCATGCCGACGGCCCCGTCAACCGCGTCGGGATGGTCGGGCCGGGAATCTATATGCGGATCACTCCGTCCGTCTCCTGGAGTTGGAACCTGGCAGGTCTGCCCATCGGCGACCAAGGGTTCGAGCCCACTCGCACTCGCCATGGCCTGTCGGGCTGA